A region of Panicum virgatum strain AP13 chromosome 8N, P.virgatum_v5, whole genome shotgun sequence DNA encodes the following proteins:
- the LOC120686567 gene encoding uncharacterized protein LOC120686567, with amino-acid sequence MVGNSTTLLCDPSSSITASSCVSLAPPPQFWAEALSTATFLVNRRPCRATGERTPHELLLGVAPDYTKLRVFGSLCYPNLTATTPNKLSPCSVPCVFLDYPTDHRGYRCYEPTTRRVFTSRHVVFDEMTFPFRQASPPGITTAGAPEQLPLDDQPCTPPAVAVQAPPPMPPAASSVMPPSGSQTTTSRTAPARDATPPAPVTTLASPVHTDAQPASPLSSSSPAPTMPSPPATTPPASTTRYVLTSSTPISPVLTSVRNVLKDPNWRAAMQLEFDALQANRTWRLVSRPPGVRVITGKWVFKIKTHSDGSLDRYKARCFASNQPASSTPSTRMRSASCHAPSTGYAKPHERGSRALSPSSLPLALGTRSDSSLFVYHNGRQMAYLLLYVDDMVLTASTTMLLEQLIQRLRTAFAMKDIGPVKYFLGIDVKRNSGGFFLSQSQYAADLLECAGMSNCKPVDTPADTKQKVSTDDGNLLPDGSSYHSLAGALQYLTITRPDIAYTVQQVCLHMHAPRDCHLALLKRVLRYVKGTSAFGMQLLASSTPTITAYTDADWAGCPDTRRSMSGYCVFFGDALVSRSSKRQPMVSRSSTEAEYRGIANAVAECSWLRHLLGELYIDVPKATIAYC; translated from the exons ATGGTCGGGAATTCGACAACATTGCTCTGCGATCCTTCTTCCTCCATCACGGCATCCAGCTGCGTCTCTCTTGCCC CTCCTCCACAGTTTTGGGCAGAGGCCTTGTCCACAGCGACGTTCCTCGTCAACAGGCGCCCATGCCGTGCCACTGGCGAGCGCACTCCACACGAGTTGCTCCTCGGTGTCGCCCCGGACTACACCAAGCTCCGCGTGTTCGGCTCATTATGCTACCCCAACCTGACCGCCACGACGCCGAACAAGCTCAGTCCATGCTCTGTGCCCTGCGTCTTCCTCGACTACCCGACGGATCATCGCGGCTACCGCTGCTACGAGCCCACGACGCGACGCGTGTTCACCTCGCGTCATGTCGTGTTTGACGAGATGACGTTCCCTTTTCGCCAGGCCTCGCCACCCGGCATCACGACGGCAGGCGCGCCAGAACAACTCCCTCTCGACGACCAACCTTGCACGCCACCTGCGGTCGCAGTTCAGGCGCCTCCCCCAATGCCACCAGCTGCCTCCTCCGTGATGCCGCCCTCTGGATCGCAGACGACTACCTCGCGCACGGCTCCAGCTCGTGATGCGACCCCACCGGCTCCGGTCACGACGCTCGCGTCACCTGTGCACACGGACGCGCAACCTGCTTCCCCACTGTCGTCGTCCTCGCCTGCACCGACGATGCCATCACCACCAGCTACCACGCCGCCGGCATCGACCACCCGG TACGTCTTGACGAGCTCAACACCGATCTCCCCGGTGCTCACGTCTGTGCGCAACGTGCTCAAAGACCCCAACTGGCGCGCGGCGATGCAGCTCGAGTTTGACGCGCTCCAGGCCAACCGTACATGGCGTCTCGTCTCTCGCCCGCCGGGTGTTCGCGTCATCACaggcaagtgggtgttcaagatcAAGACCCACTCTGACGGCAGCCTGGACCGGTACAAGGCTCG GTGTTTTGCCAGCAACCAACCGGCTTCGTCGACCCCGAGCACTCGGATGCGGTCTGCCTCCTGTCACGCTCCCTCTACGGGCTACGCCAAGCCCCACGAGCGTGGTTCCAGAGCTTTGTCGCCTTCGTCACTTCCATTGGCTTTAGGCACTCGCTCCGACTCCTCCCTCTTCGTGTACCACAACGGCCGGCAGATGGCGTACCTCTTGTTGTACGTGGACGACATGGTCTTAACAGCTTCCACGACAATGCTGCTCGAGCAACTCATCCAGCGTCTGCGCACCGCATTCGCCATGAAAGACATAGGCCCTGTCAAGTACTTTCTCGGCATCGACGTCAAGCGGAACTCAGGCGGCTTCTTCCTCTCGCAGTCCCAGTACGCCGCCGACCTCCTGGAATGTGCCGGGATGAGCAACTGCAAGCCAGTGGATACACCTGCAGACACGAAGCAGAAGGTGTCCACCGACGATGGCAACCTTCTTCCTGACGGTTCTTCCTATCACAGCTTGGCCGGTGCTCTGCAATATCTGACGATCACGCGCCCTGACATTGCCTACACGGTGCAGCAAGTTTGCTTGCATATGCATGCGCCGCGTGACTGTCATTTGGCGTTGCTCAAGAGGGTCCTGCGCTACGTCAAGGGCACGTCTGCGTTCGGGATGCAATTGCTTGCTTCTTCGACACCGACGATTACAGCGTACACCGACGCCGACTGGGCCGGATGCCCGGACACCCGTCGCTCGATGTCTGGTTACTGCGTCTTCTTCGGTGATGCACTCGTCTCTAGGTCCTCCAAGCGGCAGCCAATGGTGTCTCGATCAAGCACGGAGGCTGAGTACCGTGGCATCGCAAATGCCGTCGCAGAGTGCAGCTGGCTGCGGCATCTTTTGGGCGAGTTGTACATCGACGTTCCCAAGGCCACGATCGCGTACTGCTGA